A genomic window from Fusarium oxysporum Fo47 chromosome X, complete sequence includes:
- a CDS encoding major facilitator superfamily-domain-containing protein: MKSMNQPAGVSSVINQIEAVGDSQQLPELLRVASTIKPSKIKQYLITFLILICNLTQFISMFSTVAGGYELSKILGKPVGPGQANWMAAAYSLTQSAFVLISGRLGAVYGHQKLLLLGGVIIVTFSIANAFCNTYNAFIAIRALTGVGGGILMPNAVATLTIMVPPGKVRNFTLAIFAASPPVGAGIGSLMIGAFLEYSEWKWHFISVASLGAICFSGLFFVLPSEQPADKSGKIDCIGIITGLGGLVLFSLAWNQAPVDGWETPYVIAMLITSVVLMVIFFFWESKWADEPIMPPSIFRGKSFKALTVVVLFIYMAVGITLWYMVAWQQLIRGWSVLNVAVGWIPYGLGASCAVILAAWLIPRLEAQWILAIGCLTSLTATILLATMPEQQSYWAQVFPSTVFGSFCPDFVYVAAQVIASSSVGKKEQGPAASLIGTLNLYGNSLGLGFAGTIETNIAKSHAGEALGFRSALWFGAGLSAIALLMDLTMVRMEKEDKEGWESNETELE, encoded by the exons ATGAAATCAATGAATCAGCCCGCAGGCGTCTCATCTGTTATCAACCAGATTGAAGCTGTTGGGGACTCTCAGCAATTACCAGAGCTCTTACGCGTAGCATCGACGATCAAGCCTAGCAAAATCAAACAATATTTGATCACATTCCTGATTCTGATATGTAACTTGACGCAG TTTATCTCCATGTTCTCAACCGTAGCTGGCGGTTACGAGCTTAGCAAAATTCTGGGAAAGCCTGTAGGTCCGGGACAGGCCAACTGGATGGCTGCGGCATATTC CCTTACACAGAGCGCTTTCGTCCTCATCAGCGGTCGTCTCGGCGCTGTTTATGGTCATCAgaagctccttcttcttggcggcGTTATCATTGTCACTTTCTCCATTGCCAACGCATTTTGTAACACTTATAACGCCTTTATTGCAATCCGCGCTCTTACTGGGGTTGGTGGCGGTATCTTGATGCCTAATGCAGTCGCTACCCTTACTATTATGGTTCCTCCTGGCAAAGTGCGCAACTTCACGCTGGCCATATTCGCGGCATCGCCTCCAGTTGGAGCTGGCATCGGATCGCTGATGATTGGAGCCTTTCTCGAGTATTCAGAATGGAAGTGGCATTTTATCTCTGT GGCATCTCTTGGGGCTATTTGTTTCTCTGGGCTATTCTTCGTTCTACCTTCCGAGCAGCCCGCTGACAAAAGCGGTAAAATTGATTGCATTGGTATCATTACCGGCTTGGGAGGTCTTGTATTATTCTCTTTGGCCTGGAA TCAAGCCCCAGTAGACGGATGGGAGACTCCATATGTTATTGCGATGCTGATCACCTCAGTTGTGCTGATGgtcattttcttcttttgggAGAGTAAATGGGCTGATGAACCCATCATGCCCCCTTCCATCTTTCGCGGCAAAAGCTTCAAGGCTCTCACGGTTGTCGTCTTGTTCATTTACATGGCCGTTGGTATCACACTTTGGTACATGGTAGCATGGCAGCAACTGATACGAGGATGGTCCGTCCTCAACGTCGCTGTCGGCTGGATTCCTTATGGGCTAGGGGCATCCTGCGCCGTCATTCTGGCCGCGTGGCTGATTCCCCGGCTCGAGGCACAATGGATCCTTGCCATCGGATGCCTCACCTCGCTGACAGCCACTATTTTATTGGCTACAATGCCAGAACAACAGAGTTACTGGGCACAGGTTTTCCCGTCAACTGTATTTGGTAGCTTCTGCCCTGATTTTGTATATGTTGCTGCACAAGTTATTGCCAGCAGCAGTGTCGGTAAGAAAGAGCAGGGGCCGGCTGCTAGTTTGATCGGGACGCTCAACCTCTACGGTAACAGCTTAGGTCTTGGTTTTGCGGGCACGATTGAGACAAACATAGCGAAAAGTCATGCTGGGGAAGCGCTGGGGTTTCGGTCAGCATTGTGGTTTGGAGCTGGTTTGTCTGCCATTGCGCTACTGATGGACTTAACTATGGTGAGAATGGAAAAAGAGGACAAGGAAGGCTGGGAATCGAATGAGACTGAACTTGAATGA
- a CDS encoding thioredoxin-like protein, whose amino-acid sequence MAAILRKLFRRKKQPPLVCSISLDDQGHPMGEDPNHKHTAACFIDFEPLAVVEFFQSQGCQACPPVVPGILQGANHPNLLLLTYNVTLFDHMGWKDTFAKSAWDQRQRAYAMKQQRKTIFTPQVIVNGVADGSGAGGKEGVQEIVQRARAAQMDRPWHIYLDVNDTDVGIDSDAEMAEEHDIILVLYRSGDEKVKIGKGPNKGVKLDHRNVVTDVFKIGKWTGGDSTLPLPASKDSMKPGENAFVLVQEGAGGPIVAVAKV is encoded by the coding sequence ATGGCTGCCATCCTTCGCAAGCTCTTCCGCCGCAAGAAGCAGCCCCCTCTGGTCTGCTCCATTTCCCTTGATGACCAGGGCCATCCCATGGGTGAAGACCCAAATCACAAGCACACAGCCGCCTGTTTCATCGACTTTGAGCCCCTCGCAGTGGTCGAGTTCTTCCAGTCCCAAGGCTGCCAGGCCTGTCCTCCCGTCGTTCCTGGCATTCTCCAGGGCGCAAACCACCCAaacctccttcttctgaCCTACAACGTAACGCTCTTTGACCATATGGGCTGGAAGGATACCTTTGCCAAGTCTGCCTGGGACCAGCGCCAGCGGGCCTATGCCATGAAGCAGCAACGCAAGACCATTTTCACTCCGCAGGTCATCGTCAACGGTGTAGCTGATGGCTCCGGTGCCGGCGGCAAGGAGGGTGTCCAGGAGATTGTGCAGCGAGCCAGGGCCGCCCAGATGGACAGACCTTGGCACATTTACCTTGATGTCAATGACACGGACGTCGGGATCGATTCTGACGCTGAAATGGCGGAGGAACATGACATTATCCTTGTACTCTACAGAAGTGGTGACGAGAAAGTCAAGATCGGCAAGGGGCCCAACAAGGGCGTAAAGCTTGATCATCGCAATGTAGTCACGGACGTGTTCAAGATTGGGAAGTGGACCGGCGGTGATAGTACACTGCCCCTTCCAGCCTCCAAGGATTCAATGAAACCAGGGGAGAATGCCTTTGTTCTGGTTCAAGAGGGCGCTGGTGGCCCTATTGTTGCCGTTGCCAAGGTTTAG
- a CDS encoding Alpha/Beta hydrolase protein encodes MHSSLMFLASLMMHGLAVGKSISPSTAQLTQPYYPPNADCWEYKVPVTVTSENVVFDFPDWEDDYALQDFLTAATTRDSARYPSPIVGTKNETATYTLAASFCTPKHSGKKTIILATHGIGQARTHWNAAHQPDEYNFVQHAISKGYSVWFYDRLGTGESEKVSGFTNQLRKQKAILVQLAKIVKSGQYTGTFGKPDKLAVMGFSFGSFITHFAVAENPTIADAAILTAINYNTTGLKAKGLIRSFVPRVASLQNPRRFGLLNFGYLTWVDAIAQLNMQVYFKYPYYDLPTASYCEEYKQAFAIGEFLTIADGDFDASGFTGAALAITGETDYIICDGECRGIFEEPARTIWKNAKFEPYLHPHASHNFNFHHNATGAYGVITGFLESNGL; translated from the exons ATGCATTCCTCTCTCATGTTTCTCGCATCCCTCATGATGCATGGCCTTGCTGTCGGCAAATCCATTTCCCCCAGCACCGCGCAGCTCACCCAACCCTACTACCCACCAAATGCCGACTGCTGGGAGTACAAAGTTCCCGTCACCGTCACCTCTGAGAACGTGGTCTTTGACTTTCCGGACTGGGAAGACGACTATGCTCTCCAAGACTTCCTAACGGCTGCAACGACTCGAGACAGTGCTAGATACCCGAGCCCCATTGTCGGCACCAAGAATGAGACTGCAACTTACACCTTGGCCGCATCCTTCTGCACGCCAAAGCATTCGGGCAAGAAGACTATCATTCTTGCGACTCACGGCATCGGGCAGGCTCGGACTCACTGGAACGCTGCCCACCAGCCAGACGAGTACAACTTCGTCCAGCATGCTATCAGCAAAGGGTACTCGGTCTGGTTCTATGACCGTCTCGGCACCGGCGAGTCTGAAAA AGTCTCTGGATTCACAAACCAGCTTCGCAAGCAAAAGGCCATCCTCGTTCAGCTCGCCAAGATCGTCAAGTCCGGCCAATACACAGGTACCTTTGGAAAGCCTGACAAGCTCGCCGTAATGGGCTTTTCCTTTGGATCGTTTATCACACACTTTGCCGTAGCCGAGAACCCAACCATTGCAGATGCCGCCATCTTGACGGCCATCAACTACAACACGACGGGACTGAAAGCCAAAGGCCTGATTCGCTCTTTCGTACCCCGAGTGGCATCCCTACAAAACCCCCGCCGTTTCGGACTACTGAACTTTGGATATTTAACCTGGGTTGATGCCATTGCGCAGCTCAACATGCAAGT CTACTTCAAGTACCCGTACTATGATCTTCCCACAGCATCCTACTGTGAGGAATACAAGCAGGCATTTGCCATCGGAGAGTTTCTGACTATTGCTGATGGCGACTTTGACGCCAGTGGTTTCACCGGAGCTGCTCTC GCCATCACTGGAGAGACGGACTACATTATCTGCGATGGGGAGTGTCGAGGCATCTTTGAGGAGCCGGCACGAACCATCTGGAAGAATGCCAAATTTGAGCCCTACTTGCACCCACACGCGAGCCATAATTTCAATTTTCACCACAATGCTACCGGCGCCTATGGGGTTATCACCGGTTTCCTCGAATCAAACGGTCTTTAA
- a CDS encoding fungal-specific transcription factor domain-containing protein encodes MGQKRSRSGCWTCRRRHQKCDETRPECLNCRIRGATCGGYDIRLDDFSMHRNGQMVSKVMRTGPRRQNKAVKQQGPRSEVGQHESKRTADSDLAAISVDGNLIPSGESQLHLDDSPVGITDSVIISQLTMNQDVITLTNQAPFVMQHSTTSPSPSSVDRDLNDSLSPGSASAATSEMSNDAGISHQNNKSSTACNTEVSDLQNHLTVSFASSSAETEATVLPAHCGPEDFFVDDAISDSWLRLEDSNDEETSDIRINVESETANRILSRISGTPSVPSSIPDPFDDYLFCHYCNPYRDIYGDLAVRSHPLRNTILFASASHLVNLGRLPKFALQPYRKAMRVAFREGIAIETDLEGLAATALLSVVFDVIDTGLDTWSTRLLGCRRLLRNAIDKSNGTNGRFLQCMIVQYNWAATMSRTLLRDVVSQEILDEIGTAIQVPGPDMEVESTQGARIQSLWWHNLPDHTMHLMFREVTDLAAQVHQMKASRNSVDDTLKLMAQAGELVRSLENWTPDVSMVDLEYTDSVEHFNAIWQLGLLCFIHHEIYTLDSIDPRIQKYVAMAIEPLRKLSWLQACLFPLFMLAVHAQTSESRSAIEDSLSMMHTSLAFQTPLTLLLSLKKIWSYSDTYGASASRWRDLVKNTSGEFNILL; translated from the exons ATGGGCCAAAAACGGTCCAGAAGTG GGTGTTGGACATGCCGCCGGCGTCACCAAAAATGCGACGAAACGAGGCCGGAATGCCTAAACTGTCGTATACGAGGAGCTACTTGCGGTGGCTATGATATCCGTCTGGATGACTTTTCTATGCATCGCAATGGCCAGATGGTGTCAAAGGTCATGAGAACTGGCCCTCGTCGGCAAAACAAAGCTGTTAAGCAGCAAGGACCACGCTCAGAGGTCGGCCAACATGAAAGCAAGAGGACAGCGGACTCCGATCTTGCCGCAATATCGGTTGATGGCAATTTGATCCCGTCTGGGGAATCTCAGCTCCATCTTGACGATAGTCCCGTGGGCATAACGGACTCGGTAATAATCTCTCAATTGACCATGAATCAAGATGTCATCACGCTCACAAACCAGGCCCCGTTTGTCATGCAGCATTCCACTACAAGCCCATCTCCAAGCTCTGTCGATCGGGACCTTAATGATTCTCTTTCACCAGGGTCGGCATCGGCTGCGACTAGTGAGATGAGCAATGATGCGGGAATATCACACCAGAATAACAAAAGCTCGACGGCATGCAACACCGAGGTTTCAGATCTACAGAATCACCTCACTGTGTCTTTCGCCTCATCTAGTGCAGAGACAGAAGCCACTGTGTTGCCTGCCCATTGTGGACCAGAAGATTTCTTCGTTGATGATGCCATATCAGACTCCTGGCTGCGTCTTGAGGACAGCAACGACGAGGAAACCTCAGACATTAGAATCAATGTGGAATCGGAGACCGCAAACCGTATCTTGTCCCGGATCAGCGGCACTCCGTCTGTGCCGTCTTCAATTCCCGACCCTTTCGACGACTATCTGTTCTGCCACT ATTGCAACCCGTACCGTGACATCTACGGCGACCTTGCAGTGCGTTCCCACCCGTTACGAAACACAATACTATTTGCCTCTGCATCCCATCTAGTAAACTTGGGAAGATTGCCCAAATTCGCTCTTCAACCATACCGCAAGGCCATGAGAGTGGCGTTCCGAGAGGGTATAGCCATAGAGACCGACCTCGAAGGACTCGCCGCTACAGCTCTACTGTCTGTAGTATTTGAT GTTATTGATACTGGCTTGGACACTTGGAGTACGAGACTTCTTGGGTGCCGTCGTCTACTTAGAAACGCCATTGACAAATCGAATGGAACCAATGGACGGTTTCTTCAATGCATGATCGTTCAATACAATTGGGCTGCTACTATGAGCCGCACACTTCTTAGGGATGTTGTGTCTCAGGAGATACTTGACGAGATTGGAACCGCCATCCAAG TTCCTGGACCGGATATGGAGGTTGAAAGCACGCAAGGGGCCAGAATACAGTCCCTCTGGTGGCATAATCTCCCTGATCATACTATGCACCTCATGTTCCGTGAGGTGACGGATCTCGCTGCCCAAGTCCATCAGATGAAAGCATCCCGCAATTCAGTGGACGACACTCTTAAACTTATGGCTCAAGCAGGCGAGCTCGTTCGGAGCTTGGAAAACTGGACCCCAGACGTGTCGATGGTGGATCTAGAGTACACAGATTCCGTCGAGCATTTTAACGCCATATGGCAGCTTGGATTACTTTGCTTCATCCACCACGAAATTTACACTCTCGATTCCATCGACCCTCGCATCCAGAAATACGTAGCCATGGCTATCGAACCTCTCCGGAAACTCTCATGGCTACAGGCCTgtctttttcctcttttcaTGCTCGCGGTGCATGCTCAGACATCCGAATCTCGGTCGGCGATCGAAGACTCCCTCAGTATGATGCATACTTCGCTGGCTTTTCAGACTCCGCTTACTCTACTTCTGTCTCTTAAAAAGATTTGGAGCTACTCTGATACATACGGAGCTAGCGCCTCCAGATGGCGAGACTTGGTTAAAAACACGTCAGGGGAgtttaatattttattataa